A genomic region of Barnesiella viscericola DSM 18177 contains the following coding sequences:
- a CDS encoding ribonuclease H1 domain-containing protein, with product MAKYKYYVVWEGRARGIFNSWEECKEQVENFKGAKYKSFDDLESATEAFRKAPDDYFGILRKIGEHSREKLAAPTLPPTVIADSLAVDAACSGNPGHMEYRGVDTKSGIELFHVGPMPQGTNNIGEFLALVHGLAYLQQRGSQIPIYSDSCNAIAWVRQKKCKTKLTPNAVNAPIFDLIARAERWLQTHTYTNPIIKWETEQWGEIPADFGRK from the coding sequence ATGGCCAAATACAAATACTATGTAGTGTGGGAGGGACGAGCCCGGGGCATCTTCAACTCGTGGGAAGAGTGCAAGGAGCAGGTCGAAAATTTCAAGGGTGCCAAATACAAGAGCTTCGACGACCTCGAATCGGCCACCGAGGCTTTCCGCAAAGCCCCCGACGACTACTTCGGGATTCTGCGCAAGATCGGCGAGCACTCGCGCGAAAAGCTCGCTGCCCCCACACTGCCCCCGACCGTCATTGCCGACAGTCTGGCCGTCGATGCCGCATGCAGCGGCAACCCCGGCCACATGGAGTATCGCGGTGTCGACACGAAATCGGGTATCGAGCTGTTCCACGTAGGGCCCATGCCACAGGGCACCAACAACATCGGCGAGTTTCTGGCACTGGTCCACGGGCTGGCCTACCTGCAACAGCGAGGGTCCCAGATTCCCATCTACTCCGACAGCTGCAATGCCATTGCCTGGGTCCGGCAGAAAAAGTGCAAGACCAAGCTGACGCCCAACGCCGTCAATGCGCCCATCTTCGACCTCATTGCCCGGGCCGAGCGCTGGTTGCAAACTCATACCTATACCAATCCTATCATTAAATGGGAAACCGAGCAGTGGGGCGAAATCCCGGCCGACTTCGGTCGCAAATAA